A stretch of the Nyctibius grandis isolate bNycGra1 chromosome 13, bNycGra1.pri, whole genome shotgun sequence genome encodes the following:
- the VMA21 gene encoding vacuolar ATPase assembly integral membrane protein VMA21, which yields MERYGEAALSTAPGPDFRQNEGSLTSTLRTLLFFTALMITLPVGLYFSSKAYIFEGTLGMSDRDSYFYAAIVAVVTVHVVLALFVYVAWNEGSRQWREGKQD from the exons ATGGAGCGGTACGGAGAGGCGGCGCTGAGCACGGCCCCCGGGCCCGACTTCAGGCA aaatgagggTTCATTAACATCAACTTTAAGAACACTTCTGTTCTTCACAGCTCTAATGATCACATTACCTGTTGGGCTGTATTTTTCATCAAAGGCTTATATATTTGAAG GTACCTTAGGAATGTCCGACAGAGACAGCTATTTTTATGCTGCCATAGTTGCTGTAGTTACTGTTCATGTGGTACTTGCTCTCTTTGTATATGTAGCCTGGAATGAAGGTTCTCGGCAATGGCGGGAAGGCAAACAGGACTAG